One window of the Phycisphaerae bacterium genome contains the following:
- a CDS encoding response regulator — protein sequence MKVYKAVTIMLVEDDPGDQKLIKMSLEDQRITNAPVVAGSGEEAFEYLHKCKTDEGVAMPDLILLDLNMPGMGGREFLRQIKSDPDLEIIPIVILTTSDSDKDILESFKLQAAGYIKKPVTLPDFHAVMQTLSDYWFTICKRITHEPNRQHTKCFIS from the coding sequence ATGAAAGTATATAAAGCGGTAACAATAATGTTGGTCGAGGACGACCCAGGCGATCAGAAACTTATAAAGATGTCGCTTGAAGATCAGCGTATAACAAATGCGCCGGTTGTTGCAGGCAGTGGCGAAGAGGCCTTTGAATATCTGCATAAATGTAAAACGGACGAAGGAGTTGCAATGCCTGACCTGATTCTGCTTGACTTGAATATGCCCGGCATGGGCGGCAGAGAGTTCCTAAGGCAGATAAAATCGGACCCTGACCTTGAGATTATACCGATCGTGATTCTTACGACCAGTGATTCTGACAAGGATATACTTGAAAGTTTCAAACTTCAGGCCGCCGGTTATATCAAAAAGCCTGTAACGCTTCCCGATTTTCATGCTGTTATGCAGACTTTAAGTGACTACTGGTTTACTATATGTAAACGGATAACTCATGAGCCAAACAGACAACACACTAAATGTTTTATTAGTTGA
- a CDS encoding response regulator — MEKQVNILLVENDPGDQKLIKTAVLSQNARVNIEIVSSGEAALDYLRSGMKDSWQYPRPGLILLDLNMPGIGGKGFLKVIKADDDLCSIPVVIVTTSDSEVDIEECYAMHAAGYVQKSAAPREFSEILEKLARYWLANAAMLSS; from the coding sequence ATGGAAAAACAAGTTAATATTCTTCTGGTAGAAAATGACCCGGGAGACCAGAAACTGATTAAAACGGCTGTTTTAAGCCAAAATGCCCGGGTTAATATTGAAATTGTTTCCAGCGGCGAGGCTGCACTGGATTATTTGCGGTCGGGCATGAAAGATTCGTGGCAGTATCCAAGACCGGGTTTAATACTGCTTGATCTGAATATGCCCGGAATAGGCGGTAAGGGATTTTTGAAAGTAATTAAGGCTGATGATGATTTATGTTCAATTCCGGTTGTCATTGTTACGACATCCGATTCGGAAGTGGACATAGAAGAATGTTATGCGATGCATGCTGCCGGTTATGTTCAGAAGTCTGCTGCTCCGCGGGAGTTCAGCGAGATTCTTGAAAAGCTGGCCCGTTACTGGCTTGCAAACGCAGCTATGCTAAGCAGTTAA
- a CDS encoding PAS domain S-box protein has translation MKLSIRTKILLAFAATLIITSALNLFFISQILRKDYSAALHSKLLILGDNLQTQLKRITSLGISTRDIEGFDQQCLDIVRKNENITRAMIIDRDGTIIFHSDPSQQGKKLLHQKIISSIHTGKPEVYSIAEKGENIYFAVLPFGDNPDHSEYAVVIASPASIINSNILKLINKCNIVLFSTFILGALLLLVILTTMLTRPLTVILNTMKDITKTRDLQKRVNINTYDEIGQIADAFNMMTADLQHTTTSIDCLNREISERKKVENELRCSETRFQQIVSNATEWIWEVDADGLYTYSSPIVEELLGYKPEEMVGKKHFYDLFLDKDRDELKRLSFEGFAQKQPFKGFVNANVHKNGRVIWLMTSGVPILDDNGNLIGYRGSDINITERKEAEEEIQTSKKVLQDMINAMPFGVVVIGKDKKIRQANAIAQQLTGFSENELVGQLCNKTLCPAELNNCPILDKNQKVDHSERKLITKDKKVIPIIKNVVQLRLGDEEILLEAFIDITERKEAEKKLKQLNDNLEDTNEEMKNFVFIASHDLREPLRKISSFGSMLQKSLEGKLDADNAENLHFMIEGAQRMNSMIEGLLAYSRVSTKTHTPQVVDLNKIVQQLRQIELSVLLQEKKVVIDIPKPLPNVKVDPVQISQLMQNLIANGIKYQKKDNIPRITITSKSAVDGMVKIEIKDNGIGIKPEYQQSVFVMFRRLHSNNEYEGTGIGLSVCRKIVERHGGQIGIESEENKGSTFWFTIPVAEKSVTAEMKVKEE, from the coding sequence ATGAAACTGAGTATAAGAACAAAAATTCTGTTGGCTTTTGCAGCTACGCTGATTATCACAAGCGCGCTGAATCTGTTTTTTATCAGTCAAATTCTGAGAAAAGACTACAGCGCCGCTCTGCATTCGAAATTACTGATACTGGGAGATAATCTTCAGACACAATTGAAACGAATTACTTCATTGGGGATATCAACCAGGGATATCGAAGGGTTCGACCAGCAGTGTCTTGATATTGTAAGAAAAAATGAAAATATCACACGGGCAATGATAATTGACAGGGATGGGACGATAATTTTTCATAGCGACCCTTCCCAGCAGGGCAAAAAGCTTCTTCATCAGAAAATAATTTCATCCATCCATACAGGAAAACCAGAAGTTTATTCCATCGCCGAGAAAGGTGAGAATATTTATTTTGCCGTCCTTCCTTTTGGTGATAATCCGGACCATTCAGAATACGCTGTTGTGATAGCTTCGCCGGCCAGCATCATTAATAGCAATATTTTAAAGTTAATCAACAAATGCAATATTGTGTTATTTTCTACTTTTATCCTGGGTGCTTTATTGCTGTTGGTTATTTTGACAACTATGCTGACCAGACCTCTGACGGTCATATTAAATACTATGAAGGATATCACTAAAACACGGGACCTTCAAAAAAGAGTTAATATTAATACATACGATGAAATCGGGCAGATTGCGGATGCTTTTAATATGATGACCGCCGACCTGCAGCATACCACTACCTCGATAGACTGTCTTAATCGTGAAATCAGCGAGCGTAAAAAAGTGGAAAACGAACTGCGATGCAGCGAAACACGGTTTCAGCAAATTGTCAGCAATGCCACCGAGTGGATATGGGAAGTCGATGCGGATGGTTTATATACTTATTCAAGTCCGATTGTTGAAGAATTGCTCGGATATAAACCAGAAGAAATGGTCGGGAAGAAACACTTTTATGACCTGTTTTTGGATAAAGACAGAGATGAATTAAAAAGGTTGTCATTTGAAGGTTTCGCGCAAAAACAGCCTTTTAAAGGTTTTGTTAATGCGAATGTACACAAGAACGGCCGAGTTATCTGGCTGATGACCAGCGGAGTTCCTATCCTCGATGATAACGGCAATCTCATTGGCTATAGAGGCTCAGATATAAATATTACAGAACGCAAGGAAGCGGAAGAGGAAATCCAAACGTCCAAAAAAGTTCTGCAGGATATGATAAATGCGATGCCGTTTGGGGTCGTAGTTATTGGGAAAGACAAGAAAATTAGACAGGCCAATGCCATTGCTCAACAGCTTACAGGTTTTAGCGAAAATGAGCTTGTGGGACAGTTGTGCAACAAAACTTTGTGTCCGGCTGAACTGAACAATTGTCCTATTCTTGATAAAAATCAGAAAGTTGACCATTCCGAAAGAAAATTGATTACAAAAGACAAAAAAGTAATTCCAATTATTAAAAACGTTGTACAACTCAGGCTCGGCGATGAAGAGATTCTGCTTGAAGCCTTTATCGATATTACGGAGCGCAAAGAAGCCGAAAAGAAACTGAAACAACTCAATGATAATCTTGAAGATACAAATGAGGAGATGAAGAATTTTGTCTTTATAGCATCGCATGATTTGCGGGAGCCTTTACGGAAAATTTCTTCTTTCGGCTCAATGCTGCAGAAGTCTCTCGAAGGGAAACTTGACGCTGATAACGCTGAAAATCTCCATTTTATGATAGAAGGCGCTCAGCGAATGAATAGTATGATTGAAGGGCTGCTTGCCTATTCAAGAGTAAGTACAAAAACACATACGCCTCAGGTCGTTGACCTTAATAAAATTGTTCAACAACTGCGACAGATTGAACTTTCCGTATTACTTCAGGAAAAGAAGGTCGTTATTGATATCCCGAAACCTCTGCCTAATGTTAAAGTTGACCCTGTTCAGATAAGTCAGCTTATGCAGAATCTCATCGCCAACGGAATAAAGTATCAGAAGAAGGATAATATTCCACGCATAACAATAACCAGCAAATCTGCCGTTGACGGTATGGTTAAGATAGAGATAAAGGATAACGGCATAGGCATTAAGCCTGAGTATCAGCAGTCGGTATTTGTGATGTTCAGGCGGCTGCACAGCAATAATGAGTACGAAGGCACAGGCATTGGCCTTTCAGTTTGCAGGAAGATAGTTGAACGTCATGGCGGCCAGATAGGAATTGAATCCGAAGAGAACAAGGGTTCAACGTTCTGGTTTACAATACCGGTCGCAGAGAAATCAGTAACTGCCGAAATGAAAGTTAAGGAGGAATGA
- a CDS encoding ABC transporter substrate binding protein, whose product MLNSKSNMLWKRIGVIAAAAIVIVVGTFLFLKFDPFKASAYDNTSNDLWPQRQVIKTIPDRQYKILHIMSYNSPWEWTDNQLGGFQNALQGLNVQYHVMQMDTKRKSDEAWKLEIAKEIRGAIDTSKPDLIFASDDNAQLYVTKYYVNSSIPIVFSAVNADPAIYGFTGSENVTGVLEKMHYAATFRLLRKLVPNVRKVVMITDTGAMWPALIAEMKQQQGEFSDIEILSFDVIPTFAEFKQKVLAYQNQVDALGFLGIFEFKDETGKNVSIEDVFRWLQANSSLPDFSFWEDRISKGTLCTVSVSAYEQGYQAGLYARGILVDGKSPSAFPMISTEKGIPLINLATAKRLNIKPSADILLTAKVIQDITLK is encoded by the coding sequence ATGTTAAATTCCAAAAGTAATATGCTCTGGAAGCGAATAGGCGTCATTGCCGCAGCAGCAATAGTTATTGTCGTCGGCACATTTTTGTTTTTGAAATTCGACCCATTCAAAGCCTCGGCATATGATAATACCAGTAACGATTTGTGGCCCCAGCGGCAGGTGATAAAAACAATTCCTGACAGACAGTATAAAATCCTTCATATTATGAGCTATAATTCGCCATGGGAATGGACGGATAATCAGCTTGGCGGATTCCAGAATGCTCTGCAGGGGCTGAATGTTCAGTACCACGTTATGCAGATGGATACAAAGCGGAAAAGCGACGAAGCCTGGAAGCTCGAAATCGCAAAAGAAATACGCGGTGCTATCGACACTTCCAAGCCGGACCTTATTTTTGCCAGTGATGATAATGCCCAGTTATATGTCACAAAATATTATGTTAATTCTTCAATTCCGATTGTTTTCAGCGCGGTTAACGCAGATCCGGCAATATACGGTTTTACCGGTTCTGAAAATGTAACCGGTGTACTGGAAAAAATGCATTATGCGGCGACTTTTCGTCTGCTCAGAAAACTGGTGCCCAATGTCAGAAAAGTTGTGATGATTACCGATACCGGAGCGATGTGGCCGGCTCTGATTGCGGAAATGAAACAGCAGCAGGGCGAGTTCTCGGATATAGAGATTCTTAGTTTTGATGTCATACCAACATTTGCTGAATTCAAACAGAAGGTTCTGGCTTACCAGAATCAGGTTGACGCTTTGGGGTTTTTGGGTATTTTCGAATTTAAGGATGAAACCGGAAAGAATGTGTCGATAGAAGATGTTTTTAGATGGCTTCAGGCAAACAGCAGCCTTCCGGATTTCTCATTTTGGGAAGACAGGATATCGAAAGGAACACTGTGTACCGTTTCAGTATCTGCATATGAGCAGGGATATCAGGCGGGATTATATGCCCGAGGTATACTGGTTGACGGCAAAAGTCCTTCCGCATTTCCGATGATTTCTACGGAAAAGGGAATCCCGCTTATTAATCTGGCAACCGCCAAAAGACTGAATATTAAACCAAGTGCCGATATACTGTTGACCGCTAAAGTCATACAGGATATCACGTTAAAATGA
- a CDS encoding ATP-binding protein produces MNCILRNITIKYKLMAIVMLACLTGLVMAGVAFIGWEQNMFRNTIVQNLSTRTEMIADNCKAALAFQDNKDAEKTLQSLHVDTSITFACVYNDKNELFAAYYRPDNKIKTIPREFKKTGFSFGDGFLTVSSPVILDNAIIGTVCLQSDLKLMYTTLKRSIQIIIIVIFISLLAVFLVSTRLQAVISKPILNLAQLAKAVSEKKDYSCRALKESNDEIGLLIDAFNEMLEQIQKRDSELLDAKEGLEVNVQERTAELSKAKQMLQVVMDNIPQSIFWKDRNLVYLGCNTNFARDAGLDKPTDIIGKTDYDLGWKKEEADSFRECDRRVVDSNTSQYHITEQQQQSNGKRAWLDTNKVPLHDENGNVVGIIGTYEDITDRKKADEQLRKLNDDLAEAVNKLEEANQEMKNFVYIASHDLREPLRKITAFGSMLDKSLKDKLATDDAENLRFMIDGAQRMNKMIEGLLVYSRVSSKSQVAQVVDLNEIVKQLQQVELSVLLQEKNVALEIPQPLPVVKVDPAQMRQLMQNLIANGIKYQKKDNIPHITITSKPAANGMVRVEVTDNGIGIKPEYQGGMFVMFKRLHTRSEYEGTGIGLAVCRKIVERHGGQIGIESQEDQGSTFWFTIPVTDAAVTAEAEVAAEKVS; encoded by the coding sequence ATGAACTGTATTTTGCGAAACATAACGATTAAATACAAGCTTATGGCGATTGTCATGCTCGCATGTCTCACAGGATTGGTCATGGCCGGAGTGGCATTTATAGGCTGGGAGCAAAATATGTTTCGCAATACAATAGTGCAAAATTTATCAACCCGGACGGAAATGATAGCGGATAACTGCAAAGCGGCTCTGGCTTTTCAGGACAACAAAGACGCAGAGAAAACACTGCAGTCTCTTCATGTGGACACTTCCATTACCTTTGCTTGTGTTTATAACGACAAGAACGAACTTTTTGCGGCATATTATCGCCCTGATAATAAGATTAAGACAATTCCTCGTGAGTTTAAGAAAACAGGGTTTAGTTTTGGTGACGGCTTTCTGACAGTGTCCAGCCCGGTTATTCTTGATAACGCAATAATTGGTACGGTTTGTCTGCAGTCAGATTTAAAGCTTATGTATACGACGCTGAAACGCAGCATCCAGATAATCATAATTGTAATATTTATTTCTTTACTCGCGGTATTTTTGGTGTCAACGCGGCTTCAGGCGGTTATTTCCAAACCGATTTTAAATTTGGCCCAGCTCGCAAAGGCTGTTTCAGAGAAGAAGGATTATTCCTGCCGTGCCTTAAAAGAGAGTAATGATGAAATTGGTTTGCTTATTGACGCGTTTAACGAAATGCTTGAGCAAATCCAAAAACGAGACTCGGAATTGCTCGATGCCAAAGAAGGCCTGGAGGTAAACGTACAGGAGCGTACCGCAGAACTTAGCAAGGCCAAACAAATGCTGCAGGTTGTTATGGACAATATACCTCAGTCCATATTCTGGAAGGATAGAAATTTGGTTTACCTTGGCTGTAACACCAATTTTGCCAGAGATGCAGGCCTTGATAAACCTACAGATATAATAGGGAAAACGGATTATGACCTGGGGTGGAAAAAGGAAGAAGCAGACTCCTTCCGTGAATGCGACCGCAGGGTTGTGGATTCCAATACGTCTCAATATCATATCACTGAACAGCAGCAGCAATCTAATGGAAAACGGGCATGGCTTGACACGAATAAAGTGCCGCTGCACGATGAAAACGGTAATGTAGTCGGAATCATTGGAACTTATGAGGACATTACCGATAGAAAGAAAGCGGACGAACAGCTTCGAAAATTAAACGATGACCTTGCCGAGGCCGTAAATAAGCTCGAAGAAGCCAATCAGGAAATGAAAAACTTCGTCTATATAGCATCGCATGACCTGAGAGAGCCTTTGAGGAAGATTACCGCTTTCGGCTCTATGCTCGACAAATCTCTCAAAGACAAACTTGCTACTGACGACGCAGAGAACCTTCGTTTTATGATAGATGGCGCCCAGAGAATGAATAAAATGATTGAAGGACTTCTTGTCTATTCGAGAGTAAGCTCGAAATCGCAGGTGGCGCAGGTTGTCGACCTTAATGAGATAGTCAAACAACTGCAACAGGTTGAACTTTCGGTGCTGCTGCAGGAAAAGAATGTTGCTCTGGAAATACCACAGCCGCTGCCTGTTGTTAAAGTTGACCCTGCACAGATGCGTCAGCTTATGCAGAATCTTATCGCTAATGGAATAAAGTATCAGAAGAAAGATAATATTCCTCACATAACTATAACCAGTAAACCTGCCGCCAATGGTATGGTAAGGGTAGAGGTAACTGATAACGGCATAGGTATTAAACCTGAGTATCAGGGCGGTATGTTTGTAATGTTCAAGCGCCTGCATACAAGAAGCGAGTATGAAGGCACTGGGATTGGTCTTGCGGTTTGCAGGAAGATAGTTGAACGTCATGGCGGCCAGATAGGAATTGAATCCCAGGAGGATCAGGGTTCAACATTCTGGTTTACGATACCTGTTACCGATGCAGCAGTAACTGCTGAAGCAGAAGTTGCCGCAGAAAAAGTTTCATAG
- a CDS encoding YfiR family protein — translation MKIRTYIFAVLFLVLLFGVQTRAESASSREYQVKAAFLYNFIMFVDWPEEKLGDNNQPIVIGIIGKDPFEGAFEPIKDKQAKDRKVIVKRFKGLEELKKSDKAEMDKTIEALRKCHLLFICNSEKAAAKEITDLVKDYGVLTVGDMSDFLEAGGGIINFIMEEGKIRFEINVAAAAQAKLQIRSQLLRLAKNVIGEASLKKAKQ, via the coding sequence ATGAAAATTAGAACTTATATTTTTGCAGTTTTGTTTTTGGTCTTGCTCTTTGGGGTGCAAACCCGCGCCGAATCCGCATCCAGCCGTGAATACCAGGTTAAGGCGGCATTCCTGTATAACTTTATTATGTTCGTGGATTGGCCGGAGGAAAAACTAGGCGACAATAATCAGCCCATAGTTATAGGTATCATTGGCAAAGACCCGTTTGAAGGCGCCTTTGAACCCATAAAAGACAAACAGGCCAAGGATAGAAAAGTAATTGTAAAACGATTTAAGGGACTTGAAGAACTAAAAAAATCGGATAAGGCCGAGATGGATAAGACAATAGAGGCTCTCAGAAAATGTCATTTATTATTCATCTGCAATTCAGAGAAGGCGGCTGCAAAGGAAATCACAGATTTGGTTAAAGACTATGGAGTCCTGACGGTTGGAGATATGTCGGATTTCCTTGAAGCCGGCGGCGGAATTATCAATTTCATAATGGAAGAGGGAAAGATTCGATTTGAAATCAATGTTGCGGCCGCTGCGCAAGCCAAACTTCAAATCAGGTCTCAGCTTTTAAGGCTGGCGAAAAATGTAATCGGTGAAGCGTCCTTGAAGAAGGCTAAACAATAA
- a CDS encoding TonB-dependent receptor plug domain-containing protein codes for MYTQKRTSWFLFLLMSGLICGLSVKASAIEKDPNNKENYFEMSLEELMNTEISGSGSLTKTTRRKVPATMTTITRDDIQRTGARSLDELLLITVPGLQKQFHRNEYEDIGIRGIMSDRDDKYLLLVNGRLMNERFFYGAMAERDLPMLKDINHIDVIRGPGSALYGPGAIAMVINIITDNGLTFEGLETTARLGSIEEYYSSELKYGHRISDDEGVFLYGGFSHYPGASGDDAQRVYTYEGDTRESSEKRYGSAGFGNRSTDNWPKVKVHAQYNLGGLETWIRYTQGGHYRYTPGVPNPDHPAEFLSDADAYRKLTGYIGNRFEIGPTLALTPSFSFDIHEDYDLYNMANAYSWRRDEFDIKLMLDWTPNDNHQVTVGGEWSHAVNNLPGGWDTLPDWARLKDHSTYNNLGGDPFCTDLKSFMGEYQWRMSEAWTMFLGGRIDWNNYLHNMMPSPRAALVWTPTEEDTIKLMYTRSCRSNYDETLRAGYLANQAIGKPDLADFETIDSYELRYERQQTQKLWLAGSVFYNIQEPMGWGGRSQEEIDTGIGNGSQKPLGRMRSIGAELEATYRTDRMRITFSHAYTKLLSYSPASNVEWTGLTAAGQGYGMNFANFDNHCTKLRAEYDVTDRLSVDGSIQVDWGCPGKKDFVAWRRSLGHYLNPGDPGYARWINDQHIYNGGAFLNLGAQYKASKNLLVRFDAYNILGFFKKDFNAVKSFSDRWSNEEYNIVSPAFGVSVTYTF; via the coding sequence GTGTACACACAAAAGCGAACAAGCTGGTTTCTGTTTTTATTGATGTCAGGGTTGATTTGCGGTTTGAGTGTGAAAGCATCTGCCATAGAGAAGGACCCGAACAATAAAGAAAATTATTTTGAGATGTCTCTTGAGGAGTTAATGAATACCGAAATCTCCGGTTCAGGATCTTTGACGAAGACGACTCGAAGAAAAGTCCCTGCAACTATGACCACTATTACCAGGGATGACATCCAGCGAACAGGCGCCCGCAGCCTGGATGAACTTCTGCTGATTACAGTGCCGGGACTCCAAAAACAGTTCCACCGGAATGAATATGAAGATATAGGTATCCGGGGCATTATGAGTGACCGTGATGATAAATATCTGCTGCTTGTTAATGGCAGGCTTATGAATGAACGATTTTTTTATGGCGCTATGGCCGAGCGAGACTTGCCCATGCTCAAAGATATTAACCACATTGATGTCATCCGCGGACCAGGTTCGGCTTTGTATGGTCCCGGCGCAATCGCTATGGTGATAAATATTATTACAGATAACGGCCTGACATTCGAGGGCCTGGAGACTACAGCCCGATTAGGTTCCATTGAAGAGTATTACTCCAGTGAACTCAAATATGGTCACCGAATCTCCGACGACGAGGGTGTGTTCTTGTATGGAGGCTTTAGCCATTACCCCGGCGCCAGCGGGGATGATGCCCAGCGGGTGTACACATACGAGGGCGATACTCGGGAGAGTAGCGAAAAGCGATACGGCAGTGCCGGCTTTGGAAATCGGTCCACTGACAATTGGCCGAAGGTCAAGGTACATGCCCAGTACAACTTGGGCGGACTCGAAACATGGATACGGTATACACAAGGCGGTCATTATCGTTATACCCCGGGCGTTCCGAACCCCGATCATCCGGCAGAATTTTTATCTGATGCGGACGCATATCGAAAGCTTACCGGCTATATTGGCAATCGCTTCGAAATTGGTCCGACACTCGCGTTAACCCCATCTTTCAGTTTCGACATCCATGAGGATTATGATTTGTATAATATGGCCAATGCGTATAGCTGGCGGCGTGATGAATTCGACATTAAATTAATGTTAGACTGGACACCAAATGACAATCATCAAGTTACGGTCGGCGGCGAGTGGTCGCACGCTGTTAACAACCTGCCTGGGGGCTGGGATACGTTACCGGACTGGGCAAGACTGAAAGACCACTCGACATATAATAATCTTGGTGGTGACCCTTTCTGTACCGATTTGAAAAGTTTTATGGGTGAGTATCAGTGGCGTATGTCTGAAGCATGGACAATGTTTTTGGGCGGACGCATCGACTGGAATAATTATCTGCATAATATGATGCCTTCTCCTCGTGCGGCCCTGGTATGGACTCCTACAGAGGAAGATACCATCAAACTGATGTACACCAGGTCGTGCCGGTCCAACTATGATGAGACGCTGCGTGCGGGTTATCTTGCGAATCAGGCTATCGGTAAGCCGGACCTCGCCGATTTCGAGACTATCGATTCGTACGAACTGCGTTACGAACGTCAACAGACTCAAAAACTGTGGCTGGCCGGTTCTGTATTCTATAATATCCAGGAACCTATGGGTTGGGGCGGCCGCTCTCAGGAAGAGATAGATACTGGAATTGGCAATGGTTCACAGAAGCCGCTGGGCAGGATGCGGTCCATCGGCGCCGAACTTGAGGCAACCTATCGCACAGACCGAATGCGCATCACATTTTCGCATGCCTATACAAAACTGCTCAGTTACAGCCCCGCAAGCAACGTTGAATGGACGGGCCTTACGGCCGCAGGACAGGGCTACGGTATGAACTTTGCTAACTTTGACAATCATTGCACCAAGCTGCGTGCGGAGTATGACGTTACCGATCGCTTGAGCGTCGATGGCTCAATACAGGTCGACTGGGGTTGTCCGGGTAAGAAAGATTTTGTCGCATGGAGAAGGTCCTTAGGACATTACCTTAATCCGGGAGATCCTGGTTATGCCCGATGGATAAATGACCAACACATTTATAATGGCGGTGCGTTCCTTAATCTTGGCGCTCAGTATAAGGCGAGTAAAAACCTCCTTGTACGATTTGATGCCTATAATATCCTGGGCTTTTTCAAAAAGGATTTCAACGCAGTTAAGTCGTTCAGTGATCGCTGGAGTAACGAAGAGTACAATATAGTGTCGCCGGCGTTTGGCGTATCAGTAACATATACATTCTAA